A portion of the Chryseobacterium tructae genome contains these proteins:
- a CDS encoding thiamine phosphate synthase, with translation MILVITPEAIISNESEIINQMFCEGLDLLHIRKPWISREEMTHFISLIDTSFYAQLVLHSHYDLGKEYDISRFHFREEDRKAEKYKSFMNGNIISTSVHDIMTYNALEKEWEYAFISPFFPSISKKGYGIGSTVKESLKQRDNPDVKLIALGGIDSSRIQESVALGVDGVALLGAIWESDEPLDVLKRCRKSTLI, from the coding sequence ATGATTCTCGTCATCACTCCTGAAGCCATAATTTCAAATGAATCAGAAATAATCAATCAAATGTTTTGTGAGGGGTTGGATCTGCTTCATATTAGGAAACCGTGGATCAGCAGAGAAGAAATGACTCACTTTATTAGCCTTATCGATACATCGTTTTATGCTCAACTGGTTCTGCATAGTCATTATGATCTCGGAAAGGAGTATGACATCTCCAGATTTCACTTTAGAGAAGAAGATCGAAAGGCGGAAAAATATAAATCTTTTATGAATGGGAATATAATTTCAACCTCTGTTCATGATATTATGACTTATAATGCTTTAGAAAAAGAGTGGGAATATGCTTTCATAAGCCCATTTTTTCCAAGTATTTCGAAAAAAGGATATGGAATTGGATCAACAGTTAAAGAAAGTTTGAAGCAAAGAGATAATCCTGATGTAAAACTAATAGCCTTAGGAGGAATTGATTCCAGCCGGATTCAGGAATCTGTTGCTCTTGGAGTAGATGGTGTGGCTTTACTAGGCGCAATTTGGGAGAGTGATGAGCCTTTAGATGTTTTAAAAAGATGCAGGAAGAGTACCCTTATATAA
- a CDS encoding HesA/MoeB/ThiF family protein: protein MEREDIFKRYSRQIFIDEIGIEGQKKIMASKVLVIGAGGLGSPIIQYLAAAGVGTIGIADFDHVELHNLNRQIIHNENEVGTLKVKSAEKFVNNLNHQVEVISIEQKIDAANVSEILSQYDIIVDGSDNFSTRYLVNDTCVTLGKTLVYGSILGFSGQVAIFNHQGSKSLRDIFPEPPFDEEIPDCDSLGVLGALPGIVGSMMALQTLKIITNLPINLNQLTLIDTLSWRFQTLDF, encoded by the coding sequence ATGGAACGAGAAGATATTTTTAAACGATATAGCCGCCAGATCTTTATTGATGAAATAGGAATAGAAGGGCAAAAAAAAATAATGGCTTCAAAAGTTCTTGTTATCGGAGCTGGAGGCTTGGGAAGTCCCATAATTCAGTATCTGGCTGCTGCAGGAGTCGGAACGATAGGCATTGCTGATTTCGACCATGTAGAACTTCACAATCTGAACCGACAGATCATTCATAACGAAAATGAGGTAGGAACTCTGAAAGTAAAGAGTGCAGAAAAATTTGTAAACAACCTTAACCATCAGGTAGAAGTAATAAGTATTGAGCAAAAGATTGATGCAGCCAATGTTTCAGAAATACTTTCTCAATACGATATCATTGTAGATGGTTCAGACAATTTCTCAACAAGGTATCTGGTGAATGATACCTGTGTGACATTGGGAAAAACATTGGTGTACGGTAGTATTTTAGGATTCTCAGGACAAGTAGCCATATTCAACCATCAAGGAAGCAAAAGCCTACGGGATATATTTCCTGAACCTCCTTTTGATGAAGAGATTCCGGACTGTGACAGCTTGGGTGTTCTGGGTGCTTTGCCAGGAATTGTGGGAAGTATGATGGCGCTTCAAACATTGAAAATCATCACGAATCTTCCTATAAATCTCAATCAGCTAACATTAATTGATACACTGAGCTGGAGATTTCAAACTTTAGATTTTTAA
- a CDS encoding thiazole synthase translates to MHNQKLIIADRTFESRLFLGTGKFGSLEDMAASVVASESNMVTMALKRIDAQSSEDGLLDSLKNTNVHLLPNTSGARTAKEAVLAAQLAREALETNWVKLEIHPDPKYLLPDPIETLYATEELAKLGFVVMPYIHADPVLCKRLEDAGTAVVMPLGAPIGTNKGLRTLDFLEIIISQSNVPVVVDAGIGAPSDAAKAMEMGADAVLVNTAIAVARNPVTMAVAFKEGVIAGRRAFESGLGAIAHHAEASSPLTSFLFE, encoded by the coding sequence ATGCATAATCAGAAATTAATAATAGCAGACAGAACCTTTGAATCGAGATTGTTTTTAGGTACAGGAAAATTCGGAAGTCTTGAAGATATGGCAGCTTCTGTGGTGGCCTCAGAATCCAATATGGTAACAATGGCTTTGAAAAGAATTGATGCACAGTCGTCTGAGGATGGCTTACTAGACTCATTAAAAAATACAAATGTTCATCTTTTGCCCAATACCTCAGGCGCAAGAACAGCAAAAGAAGCGGTTTTAGCAGCACAGTTGGCCAGAGAAGCATTAGAGACCAATTGGGTAAAGCTTGAAATTCATCCGGATCCTAAATATCTATTACCAGATCCTATTGAAACATTATATGCTACGGAAGAATTAGCCAAACTAGGTTTCGTAGTGATGCCTTACATTCATGCTGATCCGGTTTTATGCAAACGTCTTGAAGATGCAGGAACGGCCGTAGTAATGCCTTTAGGAGCCCCTATAGGAACCAATAAAGGTTTGAGAACACTCGATTTCTTAGAAATTATCATCAGTCAAAGTAATGTTCCTGTTGTCGTAGATGCAGGAATAGGAGCGCCATCTGATGCAGCAAAAGCAATGGAAATGGGAGCAGATGCCGTTCTTGTTAATACAGCCATTGCGGTGGCAAGAAATCCTGTTACCATGGCAGTCGCTTTTAAAGAGGGTGTTATTGCCGGAAGAAGAGCTTTTGAATCAGGATTGGGAGCTATAGCTCATCATGCTGAAGCCTCAAGTCCATTAACTTCATTTTTGTTTGAATAA
- a CDS encoding RluA family pseudouridine synthase gives MMKEQIVYEDNHLLVVNKKVGQLVQGDKTGDESLLESIKNFIKIRDAKPGNVFLGLVHRIDRPTSGLVIYAKTSKALSRLTQMVKNREVKKTYWAVVGKEMIPQSQRLVHYLKKNEKNNKAVVFPKATEGAKEAILTYHVIKTLDNYLLLEIDLETGRHHQIRAQLSKTGVPIKGDLKYGSPRSNPDGGINLHARKLEFIHPVTKEKIEIIAPVPQNDAVWRACEE, from the coding sequence ATAATGAAGGAACAGATTGTATATGAAGACAACCATCTTCTGGTAGTGAACAAAAAGGTCGGCCAGCTTGTACAGGGCGATAAGACTGGTGATGAATCACTATTGGAATCTATAAAGAACTTTATTAAAATAAGAGATGCTAAGCCGGGAAATGTTTTTCTCGGCTTGGTTCATCGTATAGACCGCCCTACTTCCGGTTTGGTAATTTATGCTAAAACCTCAAAAGCTCTTTCTCGTCTTACTCAAATGGTAAAGAATAGAGAAGTGAAGAAAACATATTGGGCGGTTGTAGGAAAAGAAATGATTCCTCAAAGTCAGAGATTGGTTCATTATTTAAAGAAGAACGAAAAGAACAATAAGGCCGTTGTTTTTCCAAAGGCAACGGAAGGTGCCAAGGAAGCTATTTTGACTTATCATGTGATCAAAACTTTGGATAATTATCTACTTCTTGAAATAGATCTTGAAACAGGAAGACATCATCAGATCAGAGCACAACTGTCTAAAACAGGAGTACCAATTAAAGGAGACTTGAAATATGGCTCTCCTCGTTCCAATCCCGATGGAGGAATTAATCTTCATGCAAGGAAATTGGAGTTTATTCATCCTGTTACCAAGGAAAAAATTGAAATTATAGCCCCTGTTCCGCAGAATGATGCGGTTTGGAGAGCTTGTGAAGAATAA
- a CDS encoding heavy metal translocating P-type ATPase: MSENCFHCGQGIEKERILFDEKTFCCNGCKSVYEILNTNNLSNFYELNKGAGIRPSDESSTQFAYLDTPEIFEKVTDFSEGNTSLVTFKIPVIHCSSCIWLLESLHTLNPYIKYSQVNFTRKTLQLSFNHNDLKLSELANFLTNLGYKPVISLETAEKNVDHLDKSLLIKFAIAGFAFGNGMFLAFPEYVGGEDYWMEHYKGLFRVLMFLLACPVVFYSASDYYKSAWYGLKNKIVNIDVPIVLGILVLFGRSIYEVATEYGPGYFDTLCGLLFFMLMGKLFQKRTYSALSYDRDYKSFYPIAVTKVDFDGKQDNILLSEVKVGDRILVRNQEIIPVDAILINGEGNIDNSFITGESESISKQPGDKIFAGGKQIGSSLELEVIKDVDQSYLTQLWNKEAFKKHETGLDTLTNNISKYFTFIILGIALISGIYWAFIDLEKMFQVISAILIIACPCALALSAPFTFGHIMRILGRNKFYVKDTLTIEKIAKLDTIVFDKTGTITHRKKSNIKYKGSEINEFDQLNIKTLLKNSNHPLSKSLYEFIEVNDEYFPVENFQEISGKGYVANIRGTRYKIGSARYNNQEPKNLETAVYISKNDEFLGKFIFKNEYRPKLKYLFQKLTNYKIFILSGDNSSEENQLKELIPNYKGMAFNQSPEDKLNYIKNLQDQHMKVAMLGDGLNDAGALKQSNVGIAIADDTNSFTPSSDVIMNGEKVVTLDNYLNVCKGSITIVKMTFIISFLYNIVGLSYAVTGHMHPLFAAIIMPVSSITVVTFTTVSTWILGRKHFKKQA; the protein is encoded by the coding sequence GTGAGCGAGAACTGTTTTCATTGTGGTCAAGGTATAGAAAAAGAGAGAATTTTGTTTGACGAAAAGACTTTCTGTTGCAATGGCTGTAAGTCTGTTTATGAAATTCTAAATACAAATAATTTAAGTAATTTCTATGAACTTAATAAAGGGGCAGGAATTCGTCCAAGTGATGAGAGCTCTACCCAGTTTGCCTATCTAGACACTCCTGAAATTTTCGAAAAAGTTACAGATTTCTCTGAAGGAAACACCAGTCTTGTCACATTCAAAATTCCGGTGATCCACTGCTCTTCATGCATCTGGTTATTGGAAAGCCTCCATACTTTAAATCCTTATATTAAGTATTCTCAGGTTAACTTTACAAGAAAAACCCTACAGCTCTCATTCAATCATAACGATCTAAAATTAAGCGAACTAGCTAATTTCTTAACGAATTTAGGATACAAACCTGTAATCAGCCTTGAAACTGCTGAAAAAAATGTTGATCATCTTGATAAATCTCTTCTTATAAAATTTGCCATTGCAGGTTTTGCTTTTGGAAATGGGATGTTTTTAGCATTCCCCGAATATGTAGGTGGTGAAGATTACTGGATGGAACATTATAAAGGGCTTTTCAGAGTATTGATGTTCTTATTAGCTTGTCCTGTTGTTTTCTATTCCGCTTCGGATTATTATAAATCCGCCTGGTATGGATTAAAAAATAAAATCGTTAATATCGATGTTCCTATTGTATTAGGTATATTAGTCCTTTTTGGAAGAAGTATTTATGAAGTAGCAACAGAATATGGCCCTGGATATTTCGATACCCTATGTGGACTTCTTTTCTTTATGCTAATGGGTAAACTCTTTCAAAAAAGAACCTACAGTGCCCTTTCTTATGACAGAGATTACAAGTCCTTCTACCCTATTGCGGTAACGAAAGTAGACTTCGATGGAAAACAAGACAATATTCTTCTTTCTGAGGTAAAAGTAGGAGACAGAATTCTAGTTAGAAACCAGGAAATCATCCCAGTAGATGCTATTTTGATCAACGGAGAAGGAAATATCGACAATAGCTTTATTACCGGAGAAAGTGAAAGTATCAGTAAACAACCCGGAGATAAAATTTTCGCAGGTGGTAAGCAAATAGGATCATCTCTTGAATTAGAAGTTATTAAAGATGTAGATCAAAGTTATCTTACTCAGCTCTGGAATAAAGAAGCGTTCAAAAAACACGAGACAGGTCTTGACACGCTAACCAACAACATCAGTAAATATTTCACATTCATTATTTTAGGTATTGCATTGATCTCTGGAATCTATTGGGCATTTATTGATTTAGAGAAAATGTTCCAGGTTATTTCAGCAATTCTGATTATTGCTTGCCCTTGTGCACTTGCATTATCAGCACCCTTCACTTTTGGTCACATTATGAGAATTTTAGGTCGAAATAAGTTCTACGTAAAAGATACTCTAACAATTGAAAAAATAGCAAAACTAGACACCATTGTTTTTGACAAAACCGGAACCATTACCCACAGAAAGAAATCCAACATCAAGTATAAAGGCTCAGAGATTAATGAGTTCGATCAATTGAATATTAAAACCTTATTAAAGAATTCAAACCATCCGCTTTCCAAATCACTTTATGAATTTATTGAAGTAAATGACGAGTATTTCCCTGTTGAAAACTTCCAGGAAATTTCAGGAAAAGGATATGTAGCCAATATAAGAGGAACCCGTTATAAAATAGGATCAGCCCGTTATAATAACCAAGAGCCTAAAAATCTGGAAACAGCTGTTTATATTAGTAAAAATGATGAATTTTTAGGTAAATTTATTTTTAAAAACGAGTACAGACCTAAACTTAAGTATCTATTCCAGAAACTCACCAACTACAAAATATTTATTCTGAGTGGAGACAATTCCTCTGAGGAGAACCAGCTTAAAGAGCTTATTCCGAACTACAAAGGAATGGCCTTCAATCAAAGCCCGGAAGACAAACTTAATTACATCAAAAACCTTCAGGATCAGCATATGAAAGTAGCGATGCTTGGAGATGGGCTGAACGATGCCGGTGCATTAAAACAGAGCAATGTAGGTATTGCGATTGCTGATGACACCAATAGCTTCACCCCTTCTTCCGATGTGATCATGAATGGTGAAAAAGTAGTTACTTTAGACAACTATCTGAATGTCTGCAAAGGCTCTATCACAATTGTGAAAATGACATTTATAATCAGTTTTCTTTATAACATTGTTGGTTTAAGTTACGCAGTTACAGGACACATGCATCCGCTTTTCGCTGCAATTATCATGCCTGTAAGTTCCATCACAGTTGTCACCTTCACCACAGTTTCAACCTGGATATTGGGTCGCAAACACTTCAAAAAACAGGCTTAA
- the ccoS gene encoding cbb3-type cytochrome oxidase assembly protein CcoS encodes MDILYLMIVCSVSLAAIFLVVFIVYARKGQFEDDESPAVRILFDDEVKEKDETGNKDKDEKEIGENNKN; translated from the coding sequence ATGGATATTCTATATTTAATGATCGTCTGCAGTGTTTCTTTAGCTGCGATCTTCTTGGTCGTATTTATAGTGTATGCCAGAAAAGGGCAGTTTGAAGATGATGAATCTCCGGCTGTTAGAATTCTTTTCGATGATGAAGTCAAAGAAAAAGATGAAACTGGCAACAAGGATAAAGACGAAAAAGAAATAGGAGAAAATAATAAAAATTGA
- a CDS encoding Crp/Fnr family transcriptional regulator, with protein sequence MPQEQQIAIEERFARVFSDKSFKERLSSADFEKYINGKKRLSFQKHDTIFEDGETPKGVFVLEKGAAKLSKSGAFGKDQILRFIKEGDIIGYRSLLCGENFQAKAEAMTDIECVFLPADIFMYLLEVDPQLSFVMLQKISYELGESSNTITFLAQKTVRERLAEILLLLEQKLGVDPEGFIKISLTREEIANIIGTATESAIRLISEFKQDSLIEVDGRNIKILNHDKLMKLGHVVL encoded by the coding sequence ATGCCGCAGGAACAACAGATAGCAATTGAAGAGAGGTTCGCCAGAGTTTTTAGTGATAAATCATTTAAGGAAAGACTTTCTAGCGCAGATTTTGAAAAATATATTAACGGTAAAAAAAGATTGAGTTTTCAGAAACACGATACTATTTTCGAGGATGGAGAAACACCAAAAGGAGTGTTCGTTCTTGAAAAAGGAGCCGCTAAACTTTCGAAGTCGGGAGCATTTGGGAAAGACCAGATTTTAAGATTTATCAAAGAAGGGGATATTATCGGCTATCGTTCTTTGCTTTGCGGGGAAAATTTCCAAGCCAAAGCAGAAGCCATGACAGACATTGAGTGTGTTTTCTTACCAGCTGATATCTTTATGTATCTTCTGGAGGTAGATCCGCAATTGTCTTTCGTAATGCTTCAAAAAATTTCTTACGAATTAGGAGAATCTTCCAATACCATTACGTTCCTTGCCCAGAAAACGGTGCGAGAAAGGTTGGCAGAAATATTGCTGCTTTTGGAACAGAAATTAGGGGTAGATCCTGAAGGGTTTATTAAAATTTCTTTAACAAGAGAAGAAATTGCCAACATTATTGGTACAGCCACTGAAAGTGCTATCCGTTTAATCTCAGAATTTAAACAAGATAGTCTGATAGAGGTTGATGGACGAAACATTAAGATTCTAAATCACGACAAACTCATGAAACTCGGTCACGTAGTTTTATAA
- the panB gene encoding 3-methyl-2-oxobutanoate hydroxymethyltransferase: MSVHSEIKKVTTETLRKMKFDKEKITMLTAYDFTTAKMVDAGGVDAILIGDSAANVMAGFETTLPITLDQMIYHAQSVVRGTDRALVVADLPFGTYQSNPEKALESAVRMMKEGGAHAVKIEGGKEISKSIKKIINAGIPVMGHLGLTPQSIYKFGTYKVRAKEEAEAEKLIADAQLLEELGCFSVVLEKIPAELAKKVTESISIPTIGIGAGADCDGQVLVYHDMVGMNKGFSPKFLRRYLDLYTEITGAVSQYVKDVKSVEFPNQNESY; this comes from the coding sequence ATGTCTGTTCACTCTGAAATTAAAAAAGTTACGACTGAAACCTTGCGTAAAATGAAATTCGACAAGGAAAAAATAACAATGCTTACTGCTTATGATTTTACCACCGCAAAGATGGTAGATGCAGGTGGAGTGGATGCTATTTTGATTGGAGACTCTGCAGCAAATGTAATGGCAGGTTTTGAAACTACATTACCTATTACACTAGACCAAATGATCTATCACGCTCAAAGTGTGGTAAGAGGTACTGACAGGGCTTTGGTGGTAGCAGATTTACCATTCGGAACGTATCAGAGTAATCCTGAGAAAGCATTGGAATCGGCTGTAAGAATGATGAAAGAAGGCGGTGCTCATGCTGTGAAAATTGAAGGTGGAAAAGAGATTTCAAAATCTATTAAAAAAATTATTAATGCTGGAATTCCTGTCATGGGACATTTAGGATTAACTCCACAGTCAATTTATAAATTTGGAACGTATAAAGTAAGAGCAAAAGAAGAAGCAGAAGCAGAAAAATTAATTGCTGATGCCCAGCTTTTAGAAGAATTAGGCTGCTTTTCTGTAGTATTGGAAAAAATTCCTGCAGAGCTAGCTAAAAAAGTGACTGAAAGTATTTCTATTCCAACCATTGGAATTGGAGCTGGAGCAGACTGTGATGGTCAGGTCTTGGTATATCACGATATGGTAGGGATGAACAAAGGGTTCAGTCCGAAGTTTTTAAGAAGATATCTTGATCTTTATACAGAAATTACTGGAGCAGTATCTCAATATGTAAAAGATGTGAAGAGCGTAGAGTTCCCTAACCAAAACGAAAGTTATTAA
- the thiS gene encoding sulfur carrier protein ThiS: MELIINHTRKTFDVLPENLEALLAMELPEKKKGIAVALNNRIIPLSVWAETPLNDQDSILIITATQGG, from the coding sequence ATGGAACTTATAATCAACCACACCCGAAAAACATTTGATGTACTTCCTGAAAACCTGGAAGCATTATTGGCTATGGAATTACCAGAAAAAAAGAAAGGAATTGCCGTAGCCCTCAACAATCGAATTATTCCGCTGTCTGTCTGGGCGGAAACTCCTCTTAACGATCAGGATTCAATTTTAATCATTACTGCCACTCAGGGCGGATAA
- a CDS encoding thiamine phosphate synthase, protein MEKLQYISQGMTRQEQEHNVRKALDNGIQWVQIRWKNAPENELTSLCETVKQLCSEYQSICIINDHVQLVKTIDADGVHLGLSDGSTEEARLILDKNKIIGGTANTISDVLQRMKESCDYIGLGPLRFTATKEKLSPILGFEGYQKIIDQLRAKAIVVPKIFAIGGVGSEDIQPLQQIGIYGVAVSGQITNQPSIIKELKALTRLRQ, encoded by the coding sequence ATGGAAAAATTACAATACATCTCACAAGGCATGACAAGACAAGAGCAGGAGCATAACGTCCGAAAAGCTCTTGATAATGGGATACAATGGGTACAGATTCGTTGGAAAAATGCCCCTGAAAACGAATTGACCAGCCTTTGTGAAACTGTAAAGCAGCTTTGTTCAGAGTATCAATCAATCTGTATCATCAATGATCATGTTCAGCTGGTGAAAACAATAGATGCTGATGGAGTTCACTTAGGACTAAGCGACGGCTCTACTGAAGAAGCAAGACTTATTTTAGATAAAAATAAAATTATTGGTGGAACCGCCAATACCATTTCAGATGTTCTCCAGAGGATGAAGGAGTCATGTGATTATATTGGATTAGGACCATTAAGATTTACTGCTACAAAAGAGAAACTTAGTCCCATTCTTGGATTTGAAGGATATCAGAAAATTATTGATCAGCTTCGTGCAAAAGCAATCGTGGTGCCCAAAATATTTGCCATTGGTGGAGTTGGATCTGAAGATATTCAGCCTTTGCAACAGATCGGAATTTATGGAGTAGCAGTTTCTGGGCAGATTACCAACCAGCCGTCCATTATTAAGGAGTTAAAAGCCTTGACAAGGCTGAGACAATGA
- the thiH gene encoding 2-iminoacetate synthase ThiH: MNSFKDVFEQYQWDEIKARLEKVTISEVKTSLLKRNRSMDDFLNLLSPAASHELELMANMTRALTQKRFGKTIQLYAPLYLSNECQNICTYCGFSLDNNLRRKTLSDSELMIETAVLKSMGVNHVLLVSGEANKIVGVPYFQKAVRLLRPHFSNISIEVQPLEENEYKLLHEEGVHSVLVYQETYHQEVYKEYHPKGKKSNFHFRLDTPDRIGRAGIHKMGLGVLLGLEDWRVDSFFNALHIDYLQKQYWKSKFSVSFPRLRPAEGIIEPNFIMEDRDLLQLICAYRIWNEDLEISISTRENETFRNHIVALGATTMSAGSKTNPGGYAVDKESLEQFETSDERSMEEIKNMIKKSGYDPVMKDWDSVYSGV, from the coding sequence ATGAATAGTTTTAAGGATGTTTTTGAACAATATCAATGGGATGAAATAAAAGCCAGATTGGAGAAGGTAACGATATCTGAAGTTAAGACCAGCCTCCTGAAAAGGAACAGATCGATGGATGACTTTCTGAATCTGCTTTCACCGGCAGCCTCCCATGAGTTAGAATTAATGGCTAATATGACAAGAGCTCTTACTCAGAAACGTTTCGGAAAAACCATTCAGTTGTACGCCCCTTTATATTTGAGCAATGAATGTCAGAACATTTGTACTTATTGTGGTTTCAGTCTTGATAATAATCTTAGAAGAAAAACACTTTCAGATTCAGAACTGATGATAGAAACAGCTGTCCTTAAATCGATGGGTGTAAACCATGTCCTTTTGGTAAGCGGAGAAGCCAATAAAATAGTGGGAGTTCCTTATTTTCAAAAAGCCGTTCGTTTATTGAGACCTCACTTTTCTAATATTTCTATTGAGGTACAACCTTTAGAAGAAAATGAATATAAGCTTCTTCATGAAGAGGGTGTACATTCTGTATTGGTATACCAGGAGACCTATCATCAGGAAGTGTATAAAGAATATCATCCGAAAGGTAAAAAATCCAATTTTCATTTTCGATTAGATACTCCTGATCGAATTGGACGGGCTGGAATTCATAAAATGGGGCTTGGTGTACTGCTTGGGCTGGAAGACTGGCGTGTAGACAGTTTTTTTAATGCACTTCATATTGATTATCTACAGAAACAGTACTGGAAAAGTAAATTCTCAGTATCATTTCCCAGACTTAGACCTGCAGAAGGGATTATTGAGCCCAATTTTATCATGGAAGATAGAGACTTGCTACAACTAATCTGTGCCTACAGAATCTGGAATGAAGATCTTGAAATCTCGATCTCTACAAGAGAAAATGAAACTTTCCGCAATCATATTGTGGCATTAGGCGCGACAACGATGAGTGCTGGTTCAAAAACAAATCCGGGCGGATATGCTGTGGATAAAGAATCGTTGGAACAATTTGAAACCAGTGACGAAAGAAGCATGGAAGAAATTAAAAATATGATTAAAAAATCAGGATATGATCCGGTAATGAAAGATTGGGATTCTGTGTATAGTGGCGTTTAA